The Blastococcus sp. HT6-4 genome window below encodes:
- a CDS encoding DUF4383 domain-containing protein — MSATSGNTGADRGMTWPQMLALAIGAIYTLIGVIGFFITGFDDFAAHTDETLLGFSINPLHNIVHIVIGVAGLALFRTLRGARTYGWLLAIGYGAAFIYGLFAAGEEEPLNFLSINWADNWLHLVSALAGLAIALGPVRNAVEGRTRA; from the coding sequence ATGTCTGCAACATCCGGCAACACCGGCGCGGACCGGGGCATGACCTGGCCGCAGATGCTGGCCCTGGCCATCGGGGCCATCTACACGCTGATCGGCGTCATCGGGTTCTTCATCACCGGATTCGACGACTTCGCGGCGCACACCGACGAGACCCTGCTCGGGTTCTCCATCAACCCGTTGCACAACATCGTGCACATCGTCATCGGGGTGGCGGGCCTGGCCCTGTTCCGGACCCTGAGGGGAGCCCGCACGTACGGCTGGCTGCTCGCCATCGGCTACGGCGCCGCGTTCATCTACGGCCTGTTCGCCGCCGGCGAGGAGGAGCCGCTGAACTTCCTCAGCATCAACTGGGCGGACAACTGGCTGCACCTGGTCAGCGCCCTGGCCGGTCTCGCGATCGCGCTGGGCCCGGTGCGCAACGCCGTCGAGGGGCGTACGCGCGCCTGA
- a CDS encoding acyl-CoA dehydrogenase family protein codes for MDFALSAKAEDVCARAWDFMREHVFPAEPVYDAWRAERGHDNHEHPPVLEELKAEARKRGLWNLFHHEVGGLSNLEYASVAEITGWSPVIAPESMNVGAPDTGNMETLMLFGTPEHKERWLNPLLEGEIRSGFAMTEPDVASSDARNIQTSIVRDGDEYVINGRKWWTSGAADPRCQIFIVMGKTDPDGPPHRQQSMVLVPRDTPGLEIIRHLPVFGYQDQHGHSELRFTDVRVPVGNILSGEGDGFMIAQARLGPGRIHHCMRAIGMAERALALMVERSKNRVAFGRPLADQGTVREAIALSRIEIDQARLYVLKTADLIDKYGAKGARTEISAIKVAAPKVALDVIDRAIQVHGGAGVSNDTVLARFYASARTLRIVDGPDAVHIRGVAKEELARERPFSG; via the coding sequence ATGGACTTCGCTCTCTCCGCCAAGGCCGAGGACGTCTGCGCCCGCGCGTGGGACTTCATGCGCGAGCACGTGTTCCCCGCCGAGCCGGTGTACGACGCCTGGCGCGCCGAGCGCGGCCATGACAACCACGAGCACCCGCCCGTGCTGGAGGAGCTCAAGGCCGAGGCGCGCAAGCGCGGCCTGTGGAACCTCTTCCACCACGAGGTCGGCGGGCTCTCCAACCTCGAGTACGCCTCGGTCGCCGAGATCACCGGCTGGTCGCCGGTCATCGCGCCGGAGTCGATGAACGTCGGCGCCCCGGACACCGGCAACATGGAGACGCTCATGCTCTTCGGGACGCCGGAGCACAAGGAGCGCTGGCTCAACCCGCTCCTCGAGGGCGAGATCCGCTCGGGCTTCGCCATGACCGAGCCCGACGTCGCCAGCTCCGACGCCCGCAACATCCAGACCTCGATCGTGCGCGACGGCGACGAGTACGTGATCAACGGCCGCAAGTGGTGGACCTCCGGCGCTGCCGACCCGCGCTGCCAGATCTTCATCGTGATGGGCAAGACCGACCCCGACGGCCCGCCGCACCGCCAGCAGTCGATGGTCCTCGTCCCCCGCGACACCCCGGGGCTGGAGATCATCCGGCACCTGCCCGTGTTCGGGTACCAGGACCAGCACGGCCACTCCGAGCTGCGGTTCACCGACGTCCGCGTGCCGGTCGGCAACATCCTCTCCGGCGAGGGCGACGGCTTCATGATCGCCCAGGCCCGGCTCGGCCCCGGCCGCATCCACCACTGCATGCGCGCCATCGGCATGGCCGAGCGTGCGCTGGCGCTGATGGTCGAGCGCAGCAAGAACCGCGTCGCCTTCGGCCGCCCGCTGGCCGACCAGGGCACCGTGCGGGAGGCCATCGCCCTCTCGCGGATCGAGATCGACCAGGCCCGCCTCTACGTGCTGAAGACCGCCGACCTGATCGACAAGTACGGGGCCAAGGGCGCCCGCACGGAGATCTCGGCGATCAAGGTCGCCGCCCCCAAGGTCGCGCTCGACGTCATCGACCGCGCGATCCAGGTGCATGGCGGCGCCGGCGTCAGCAACGACACGGTGCTCGCCCGGTTCTACGCCAGCGCGCGCACGCTGCGGATCGTCGACGGCCCGGACGCGGTGCACATCCGCGGCGTGGCCAAGGAGGAGCTGGCCCGGGAGCGCCCCTTCTCCGGCTGA
- a CDS encoding SigE family RNA polymerase sigma factor, which yields MGRTDDDAFEAFVAARSGELLRTAVLLTRDRGHAEDLLQTALVKAYRRWGRISGDPFPYVRRVLVTSAASWWRLRSTQEIVSLPAHDPATPDGTDAVAERERLAEALATLPPRMRAVLVLRYAEDLSEAATAELLRCSVHTVRSQTVRGLARLRAVLGAAVPAAVFEEC from the coding sequence GTGGGACGAACGGACGACGACGCCTTCGAGGCCTTCGTGGCGGCACGGTCGGGGGAGCTGCTGCGCACCGCCGTGCTGCTGACGAGGGACCGCGGTCACGCGGAGGACCTGCTGCAGACCGCGCTCGTGAAGGCCTACCGCCGCTGGGGCCGGATCTCCGGCGACCCGTTCCCGTACGTGCGCCGGGTGCTCGTCACCAGCGCCGCGAGCTGGTGGCGCTTGCGCAGCACCCAGGAGATCGTGTCGCTGCCGGCCCACGACCCGGCCACCCCTGACGGGACCGATGCCGTCGCCGAGCGCGAGCGGCTGGCCGAGGCGCTCGCGACCCTGCCGCCCCGCATGCGGGCGGTGCTCGTCCTCCGCTACGCCGAGGACCTCAGCGAGGCGGCCACCGCCGAACTGCTCCGGTGCTCGGTCCACACCGTGCGGAGCCAGACCGTCCGGGGCCTCGCCCGGCTGCGCGCCGTCCTCGGCGCCGCCGTCCCCGCCGCCGTCTTCGAGGAGTGCTGA
- a CDS encoding acyl-ACP desaturase, which produces MPQTSPQAAVLTELEPVVAENLDRHIRMAKEWHPHDYVPWDEGRNFAFLGGEDWSPEQSRLDATAKAAMFVNLLTEDNLPSYHREIATRFGRDGAWGQWVGRWTAEEGRHGVALRDYLVVTRGVDPVELERARMDYMTTGYDSGDKTPLEAVAYVSFQELATRVSHRNTGKATGDPVADKLLARIATDENLHMIFYRNLVTAAFDIDPDETMKAVATEVMNFEMPGANMANFRKNSTIIAKAGIYDLRLHHDEVVSPILRTWKVFERTDLGPEGEQAREQLAGFLTGLDAQASKFVESRERMRARMAAKGEVPVQV; this is translated from the coding sequence ATGCCCCAGACGTCCCCGCAGGCCGCAGTGCTGACGGAGCTCGAGCCCGTGGTCGCGGAGAACCTCGACCGGCACATCCGGATGGCGAAGGAGTGGCACCCGCACGACTACGTCCCGTGGGACGAAGGGCGCAACTTCGCCTTCCTGGGCGGCGAGGACTGGTCGCCCGAGCAGTCCCGGCTCGACGCCACGGCCAAGGCCGCGATGTTCGTGAACCTGCTGACCGAGGACAACCTGCCCAGCTACCACCGCGAGATCGCCACCCGGTTCGGCCGGGACGGCGCCTGGGGCCAGTGGGTGGGCCGCTGGACGGCGGAGGAGGGCCGGCACGGCGTCGCGCTGCGCGACTACCTCGTCGTCACCCGCGGGGTCGACCCGGTCGAGCTCGAGCGGGCCCGGATGGACTACATGACCACCGGCTACGACTCCGGTGACAAGACCCCGCTCGAGGCCGTCGCCTACGTCTCGTTCCAGGAGCTGGCCACGCGGGTCTCCCACCGCAACACCGGGAAGGCCACCGGCGACCCGGTCGCGGACAAGCTGCTGGCCCGCATCGCCACCGACGAGAACCTGCACATGATCTTCTACCGCAACCTCGTCACCGCGGCGTTCGACATCGACCCGGACGAGACGATGAAGGCCGTGGCCACCGAGGTCATGAACTTCGAGATGCCGGGCGCGAACATGGCGAACTTCCGGAAGAACTCCACGATCATCGCCAAGGCGGGCATCTACGACCTGCGGCTGCACCACGACGAGGTGGTCAGCCCGATCCTGCGCACCTGGAAGGTCTTCGAGCGCACCGACCTCGGGCCCGAGGGCGAGCAGGCCCGCGAGCAGCTGGCCGGGTTCCTCACCGGCCTGGACGCCCAGGCCTCGAAGTTCGTGGAGAGCCGCGAGCGGATGCGGGCCCGCATGGCGGCCAAGGGCGAGGTCCCCGTCCAGGTGTGA
- a CDS encoding GNAT family N-acetyltransferase codes for MSAAVVRSVTSVDDPLRAELLRCWTDVTNAGGAVGFVPPVTEDDVAPLLDKLLEGVHSGRDVLALLEVDGATAGFASVVGSLSPLRRHWGTVLRVQVHPSRQGQGLGRVLMDGVHRIARERGWEFLHLTTRGGTGVDGFYRGLGYREVGRLPGAIRVAPGDDRDEIVMSCPL; via the coding sequence GTGTCTGCCGCCGTCGTCCGCTCCGTCACCTCCGTCGACGACCCGCTCCGGGCCGAGCTGCTCCGCTGCTGGACCGACGTCACCAACGCCGGCGGCGCCGTCGGGTTCGTGCCCCCGGTCACCGAGGACGACGTCGCCCCGCTGCTCGACAAGCTGCTGGAGGGCGTCCACTCCGGCCGGGACGTGCTCGCCCTGCTCGAGGTGGACGGTGCGACGGCGGGCTTCGCCAGCGTCGTCGGGTCGCTGAGCCCGCTGCGCCGCCACTGGGGCACCGTGCTGCGGGTGCAGGTGCACCCCTCCCGCCAGGGCCAGGGGCTCGGCCGGGTGCTGATGGACGGGGTGCACCGGATCGCCCGGGAGCGCGGGTGGGAGTTCCTCCACCTGACCACCCGCGGGGGTACGGGCGTCGACGGGTTCTACCGGGGACTGGGTTACCGGGAGGTCGGCCGTCTGCCCGGGGCGATCCGGGTGGCCCCCGGCGACGACCGCGACGAGATCGTCATGTCCTGCCCGCTCTGA
- a CDS encoding metalloregulator ArsR/SmtB family transcription factor translates to MGDVFRALADPTRRAILDVLQERDGQTLFELINRLVTRHGVSCSRQAVSQHLGVLEAAGLVCTRREGRYKFHHLDTTPLKAVTERWRIDP, encoded by the coding sequence GTGGGCGACGTGTTCAGAGCCCTCGCGGACCCCACCCGGCGCGCGATCCTCGACGTGCTCCAGGAGCGCGACGGCCAGACGTTGTTCGAGCTGATCAACCGGCTGGTCACCCGGCACGGCGTCAGCTGCTCGCGCCAGGCCGTCTCCCAGCACCTGGGCGTGCTCGAGGCCGCGGGCCTGGTGTGCACCCGCCGCGAGGGGCGCTACAAGTTCCACCACCTGGACACCACCCCCCTGAAGGCCGTCACCGAGCGGTGGCGGATCGACCCCTGA
- a CDS encoding VOC family protein produces MRITLTSVFVDDQEKALRFYTDVLGFTKKNDVPLGEHRWLTVVSPEQPDGVELLLEPDEHPVAQAYKTGLVADGIPYNSFTVADVQAEYDRLTALGVAFTQPPAAMGPVTTAVLDDTCGNLLQIAATN; encoded by the coding sequence GTGCGGATCACCCTGACCAGCGTGTTCGTCGACGACCAGGAGAAGGCGCTGCGCTTCTACACCGACGTCCTCGGCTTCACGAAGAAGAACGACGTCCCGCTCGGCGAGCACCGCTGGCTCACCGTCGTCTCGCCCGAGCAGCCCGACGGCGTGGAGCTGCTCCTCGAGCCCGACGAGCACCCGGTCGCACAGGCCTACAAGACGGGGCTGGTCGCCGACGGCATCCCGTACAACTCGTTCACGGTGGCCGACGTGCAGGCCGAGTACGACCGGCTGACCGCCCTGGGGGTCGCGTTCACCCAGCCGCCGGCGGCCATGGGACCCGTGACCACCGCCGTGCTCGACGACACCTGCGGCAACCTGCTGCAGATCGCCGCCACGAACTGA
- a CDS encoding LCP family protein, giving the protein MNGGTTSPVPDPGSRASGLGDRRPARGFGAALGWTVLGALVPGTAFLAAGRRRLGAVVLAVFLVLVAGAVWLATGGRRFAARTAVDTDVLLWIGIGGAVLALLWAAVVVAGYRMLVPPGTSRGRHMVGALVVAVLVAGIAVPAAFVGQLVTTSRDLIDGVFADDVESATVDVDDDDPDPFADQERVNVLLLGGDGGEGREGVRTDTVMVASIDTDTGDTVLLSLPRNLQDLPFPEDSPLAEVYPDGFWAGSESESLLNAVYRNGPAWYPDVIGPTANPGADFLKLGVGEALGLDIDYYVLVNLEGFSQLVDALGGITVDVNNWVPIGGEPTLGILPDDYIAPGPDQHMGGERALDFTRGRFGLSDYDRMARQRCAINAIVEAADPVTLLQRYQRLARTTEDIVRTDIPRSVLDDFVDLAFLVQDADIRSVVFDTDVIDPAYPDYDRIRTLVDEALDPAPPAPDEAPAPAPDEAPAPAPDEAPDAAPDPSADLADACAYDPERAEQALAEGEPPTRRG; this is encoded by the coding sequence ATGAACGGCGGGACGACGTCCCCCGTCCCCGACCCGGGTAGCCGGGCCTCCGGCCTCGGCGACCGGCGGCCGGCCCGCGGTTTCGGGGCGGCGCTGGGCTGGACCGTCCTGGGCGCCCTGGTCCCCGGCACGGCGTTCCTCGCGGCGGGTCGCCGGCGGCTGGGTGCGGTCGTGCTCGCCGTGTTCCTGGTGCTCGTCGCCGGTGCTGTCTGGCTGGCCACCGGCGGGCGCCGCTTCGCCGCCCGCACGGCGGTGGACACCGACGTGCTCCTCTGGATCGGTATCGGCGGCGCCGTGCTGGCGCTGCTGTGGGCGGCCGTGGTCGTCGCCGGTTACCGCATGCTGGTGCCGCCGGGCACCTCGCGGGGCCGGCACATGGTCGGCGCGCTGGTGGTCGCCGTCCTCGTCGCGGGGATCGCCGTCCCGGCGGCCTTCGTCGGGCAGCTGGTCACCACGTCCCGCGACCTGATCGACGGGGTGTTCGCCGACGACGTGGAGTCCGCGACCGTGGACGTCGACGACGACGACCCGGACCCTTTCGCGGACCAGGAGCGGGTCAACGTCCTGCTGCTCGGCGGCGACGGCGGGGAGGGCCGGGAGGGCGTGCGCACCGACACCGTGATGGTGGCCAGCATCGACACCGACACCGGCGACACGGTGCTGCTCAGCCTGCCGCGCAACCTGCAGGACCTGCCGTTCCCCGAGGACAGCCCCCTGGCCGAGGTCTACCCCGACGGCTTCTGGGCCGGGAGCGAGAGCGAGAGCCTGCTCAACGCCGTCTACCGCAACGGCCCGGCCTGGTACCCCGACGTCATCGGCCCCACGGCCAACCCGGGTGCGGACTTCCTGAAGCTGGGCGTCGGGGAGGCGCTGGGCCTGGACATCGACTACTACGTGCTGGTCAACCTCGAGGGCTTCAGCCAGCTGGTCGACGCGCTGGGCGGCATCACCGTCGACGTGAACAACTGGGTCCCCATCGGCGGTGAGCCGACGCTGGGCATCCTCCCCGACGACTACATCGCGCCGGGCCCGGACCAGCACATGGGCGGCGAGCGCGCGCTGGACTTCACCCGCGGCCGGTTCGGCCTCAGCGACTACGACCGGATGGCCCGGCAGCGCTGCGCGATCAACGCGATCGTCGAGGCCGCCGACCCCGTGACGCTCCTGCAGCGCTACCAGCGGCTGGCGCGGACGACCGAGGACATCGTCCGGACCGACATCCCGCGGTCGGTGCTCGACGACTTCGTCGACCTCGCGTTCCTCGTGCAGGACGCCGACATCCGCAGCGTCGTGTTCGACACCGACGTGATCGACCCCGCCTATCCCGACTACGACCGGATCCGCACGCTGGTCGACGAGGCGCTGGACCCGGCCCCGCCGGCACCCGACGAGGCGCCCGCCCCGGCACCCGACGAGGCGCCCGCCCCGGCACCCGACGAGGCGCCCGATGCGGCGCCGGACCCGTCGGCCGACCTGGCCGACGCCTGCGCCTACGACCCCGAGCGGGCGGAGCAGGCGCTGGCCGAGGGCGAGCCGCCGACCCGGCGGGGCTGA
- a CDS encoding exodeoxyribonuclease III: MRLATWNVNSIRTRADRVAAFLERHDVDVLAMQETKCRDDQFPEMVFSALGYQVAHLGHSQWNGVAILSRVGLEDVTAGFPGMPSWSSKEGQDPVPEARALGATCDGVRVWSLYVPNGRTLADPHYTYKLEWLAALRDTGAGWLADDPAAPVALVGDWNIAPQDDDVWDMSVFSTSTHVSAPERAAFRAVVDAGYADVVRPRAPGPGVYTYWDYTQLRFPRREGMRIDFVLGSPALATRVTGAFIDREERKGKGASDHAPVVVDLT, from the coding sequence GTGCGCCTGGCCACCTGGAACGTCAACTCGATCCGCACCCGCGCCGACCGCGTGGCGGCCTTCCTCGAGCGGCACGACGTCGACGTCCTGGCCATGCAGGAGACGAAGTGCCGGGACGACCAGTTCCCGGAGATGGTCTTCAGCGCCCTGGGCTACCAGGTCGCGCACCTGGGCCACTCGCAGTGGAACGGCGTCGCGATCCTGTCCCGCGTCGGCCTGGAGGACGTCACGGCCGGTTTCCCCGGCATGCCGTCCTGGTCGTCGAAGGAGGGCCAGGACCCGGTGCCCGAGGCCCGCGCGCTGGGCGCCACCTGCGATGGGGTGCGGGTCTGGAGCCTCTACGTGCCCAACGGCCGCACGCTGGCCGACCCGCACTACACCTACAAGCTCGAGTGGCTGGCCGCACTGCGCGACACCGGAGCGGGCTGGCTGGCCGACGACCCGGCCGCACCGGTGGCCCTGGTCGGCGACTGGAACATCGCCCCGCAGGACGACGACGTCTGGGACATGTCGGTCTTCAGCACCTCGACGCACGTCTCCGCGCCCGAGCGGGCGGCGTTCCGGGCGGTGGTCGACGCCGGGTACGCCGACGTGGTGCGCCCGCGCGCCCCGGGCCCCGGCGTCTACACCTACTGGGACTACACCCAGCTGCGCTTCCCCCGCCGCGAGGGCATGCGGATCGACTTCGTCCTCGGCTCCCCCGCCCTGGCCACCCGGGTGACCGGCGCCTTCATCGACCGCGAGGAGCGCAAGGGCAAGGGCGCCAGCGACCACGCCCCGGTCGTCGTCGACCTGACGTAA
- the yaaA gene encoding peroxide stress protein YaaA yields MLVLLPPSETKAPGGDGAPLDLGTLVAPELTPVRAELTRALLELAADVPASRAALGLSAKQDGEIARNAALFTSGTMPALQRYTGVLYDALDVGSLTRAQRARADRRLAVGSALFGLVGAADRIPAYRLSAGSVLPGLPTLRSLWRPALGPVLAGREGLVVDLRSGSYAALAPVPRAVTVSVLSERPDGTRSVVSHFSKAHKGRLARILATTTAEPDGVVRLRGLLRRAGLHVEHDGGMALTLVVPAD; encoded by the coding sequence GTGCTCGTCCTGCTGCCCCCGTCGGAGACCAAGGCCCCGGGCGGGGACGGTGCCCCGCTCGACCTCGGAACCTTGGTCGCGCCCGAGCTCACGCCGGTGCGCGCGGAGCTGACCAGGGCCCTGCTGGAGCTGGCCGCCGACGTCCCGGCGTCACGGGCGGCCCTGGGCCTCTCGGCGAAGCAGGACGGCGAGATCGCCCGGAACGCGGCGCTGTTCACCTCGGGCACCATGCCCGCCCTGCAGCGCTACACCGGCGTGCTCTACGACGCCCTGGACGTCGGCTCGCTGACCCGTGCGCAGCGGGCCCGGGCCGATCGCCGGCTGGCCGTCGGCTCCGCGCTGTTCGGGCTGGTCGGCGCCGCCGACCGCATCCCGGCGTACCGCTTGTCCGCCGGCTCGGTCCTGCCCGGGCTGCCCACGCTGCGCTCGCTGTGGAGGCCGGCGCTGGGACCGGTGCTCGCCGGGAGGGAGGGGCTGGTGGTCGACCTGCGCAGCGGTTCCTACGCCGCGCTCGCCCCCGTCCCCCGGGCGGTGACCGTCTCCGTGCTGAGCGAGCGCCCCGACGGCACCCGGTCGGTGGTGAGCCACTTCAGCAAGGCGCACAAGGGCCGACTGGCCCGCATCCTGGCCACCACCACCGCGGAGCCGGACGGCGTCGTGCGACTGCGTGGGCTGCTGAGGCGGGCGGGGTTGCACGTGGAACATGACGGCGGCATGGCGCTGACCCTGGTGGTCCCGGCGGACTGA
- a CDS encoding SpoIIE family protein phosphatase: MDGSDRTVDSGRGLGDRAAAQLRGDAARLAAARRLLPPGDRPGLGRIAELAARLLGTSGSQVSLLGEVQLVAAGTGDVAVGTTGPLEESLCTVTAALPRGEALVVTDARSDSRVNDLPPVRAGVVGSYLGTPLADAEGRPIGALCVFDPEPRAWVPSEITTLRQLAASVMTELELSAMLRRYEDDRVRWELATEAGGVGTWDWDLETGHLTWDDQLITMFGYDVEGFTQTIEAFNDRLHPDDRAWVAEALQQAIDACGDFDATYRVVRPDGETRWMHGRGRAVPGHRGEATRVLGAAYDITGEREAATLVTRILEAMPAGFYSLDREWRFTHVNAEAERLLQTTRDELLGRVLWEAFPDALHSVFEVSYREAVRTGLPVSFDAYYPPPLDGWYELRAWPSPDGLSVYFLEVTERRRVQEQAERSARRLALLAQVSADLAGALDPQTAMARLPELVVPALADFCIVTVVDADGRPRDVGCWHDDAQMRPVLERYATVRLDAMPLDSPAATALRTGERTRNQCSAVLDQLGAGEAYDLLARLGPREAVVLPMRGRNRTLGLLTLYYGQGTPARTEDLEIAQEAADRAGLALDNGRLYSVQQQLAEGLQRSLLTEPPEPDHAEIAVRYLPAAEAARVGGDWYDAFLQPGGATMLVIGDVVGHDTEAAAAMGQLRGLLRGVATYSDAGPVEVLRGLDASMTTLQITTLATAAVARFEQTPDELRQGITRMRWANAGHLPPMVIDEKGAVAELAEWTGDLLLGVDPEVRRRESVATLARGCTVLLYTDGLVERRDSDLDEGILRLREALVDLADRPLQELLDELLDRLVHGRPEDDVALVAVRLHPQDRPRPPEAGPTSVPPTVPPDPALT; the protein is encoded by the coding sequence GTGGACGGATCGGACCGCACGGTCGACTCCGGGCGCGGCCTCGGCGACCGCGCGGCGGCCCAGCTCCGCGGTGACGCGGCACGGCTGGCCGCGGCTCGCCGGCTGCTGCCCCCGGGCGACCGGCCCGGCCTCGGCCGGATCGCCGAGCTCGCCGCCCGGCTGCTCGGTACGTCCGGCAGCCAGGTGTCGCTGCTGGGCGAGGTGCAGCTGGTCGCCGCCGGGACCGGCGACGTGGCCGTGGGGACCACCGGTCCGCTCGAGGAATCGCTCTGCACCGTGACAGCGGCGCTGCCCCGCGGCGAGGCGCTCGTGGTCACCGACGCGCGATCGGACAGCCGGGTCAACGACCTGCCCCCCGTGCGCGCCGGCGTCGTCGGCTCCTACCTGGGCACCCCGCTGGCCGACGCCGAGGGCCGCCCGATCGGCGCGCTGTGCGTCTTCGACCCCGAGCCGCGCGCGTGGGTGCCCTCCGAGATCACCACGCTCCGCCAGCTGGCCGCCTCGGTCATGACCGAGCTGGAGCTGTCGGCCATGCTGCGCCGGTACGAGGACGACCGGGTGCGCTGGGAACTGGCGACCGAGGCCGGCGGCGTCGGTACCTGGGACTGGGACCTGGAGACCGGGCACCTCACCTGGGACGACCAGCTGATCACGATGTTCGGCTACGACGTCGAGGGCTTCACGCAGACGATCGAGGCGTTCAACGACCGGCTGCACCCCGACGATCGGGCGTGGGTGGCCGAGGCCCTGCAGCAGGCGATCGACGCCTGCGGCGACTTCGACGCCACCTACCGCGTCGTCCGGCCCGACGGCGAGACCCGGTGGATGCACGGCCGGGGGCGGGCGGTCCCCGGCCACCGCGGCGAGGCCACGCGAGTGCTCGGCGCCGCGTACGACATCACCGGCGAGCGGGAGGCGGCCACCCTGGTCACCCGCATCCTCGAGGCCATGCCGGCCGGCTTCTACAGCCTCGACCGGGAGTGGCGATTCACCCACGTCAACGCCGAGGCCGAGCGGCTGCTGCAGACGACGCGGGACGAGCTCCTCGGCCGGGTGCTGTGGGAGGCGTTCCCCGATGCGCTGCACAGCGTGTTCGAGGTGAGCTACCGCGAGGCCGTGCGCACCGGGCTGCCGGTGTCCTTCGACGCCTACTACCCGCCTCCGCTCGACGGCTGGTACGAGCTGCGCGCCTGGCCGAGCCCCGACGGCCTGTCGGTGTACTTCCTGGAGGTCACCGAGCGACGGCGGGTGCAGGAGCAGGCCGAGCGGTCGGCCCGGCGGCTGGCGCTGCTGGCCCAGGTCAGCGCCGACCTCGCGGGCGCTCTCGACCCGCAGACCGCGATGGCCCGCCTGCCGGAACTGGTCGTCCCCGCGCTGGCCGACTTCTGCATCGTGACCGTGGTGGACGCCGACGGCCGGCCGCGGGACGTGGGCTGCTGGCACGACGACGCGCAGATGCGGCCGGTGCTCGAGCGCTACGCGACCGTCCGCCTGGACGCCATGCCGCTGGACTCGCCGGCCGCGACCGCGCTGCGCACCGGTGAACGCACCCGCAACCAGTGCAGCGCCGTGCTCGACCAGCTCGGCGCCGGGGAGGCGTACGACCTGCTCGCGCGGCTGGGGCCCCGGGAGGCCGTCGTCCTGCCGATGCGCGGACGCAACCGCACGCTGGGGCTGCTCACCCTCTACTACGGCCAGGGCACCCCGGCGCGGACGGAGGACCTGGAGATCGCCCAGGAGGCCGCCGACCGCGCGGGCTTGGCGCTGGACAACGGGCGGTTGTACAGCGTCCAGCAGCAGCTGGCCGAGGGCCTCCAGCGCAGCCTGCTCACCGAGCCGCCGGAGCCCGACCACGCGGAGATCGCGGTGCGCTACCTCCCGGCCGCCGAGGCCGCCCGCGTCGGCGGCGACTGGTACGACGCCTTCCTGCAGCCCGGTGGCGCCACGATGCTCGTCATCGGCGACGTCGTCGGCCACGACACCGAGGCGGCGGCGGCGATGGGGCAGCTGCGCGGCCTGCTGCGCGGCGTGGCGACCTACAGCGACGCCGGGCCGGTGGAGGTGCTGCGCGGGCTCGACGCCTCGATGACGACCCTGCAGATCACCACCCTCGCCACCGCCGCGGTCGCCCGGTTCGAGCAGACCCCAGACGAGCTGCGCCAGGGGATCACGCGGATGCGCTGGGCCAACGCCGGTCACCTGCCGCCGATGGTCATCGACGAGAAGGGCGCCGTCGCCGAGCTGGCGGAGTGGACCGGCGACCTGCTGCTCGGGGTCGACCCCGAGGTCCGCCGACGCGAGTCGGTCGCCACCCTTGCGCGCGGCTGCACGGTGCTGCTCTACACCGACGGGCTCGTGGAACGCCGCGACTCCGACCTCGACGAGGGCATCCTCCGGCTGCGGGAGGCCCTGGTGGACCTCGCCGACCGGCCGCTGCAGGAACTGCTGGACGAGCTCCTCGACCGCCTGGTGCACGGCCGCCCGGAGGACGACGTCGCGCTCGTCGCCGTCCGGCTGCACCCCCAGGACCGGCCGCGCCCTCCGGAGGCCGGGCCGACGAGCGTGCCGCCCACCGTGCCCCCGGACCCGGCGCTCACCTGA